A window of Halobacillus naozhouensis genomic DNA:
CTCGGAGATGTGTTGAGGAAGTTCATTTCCATGACTGACTTTGAAACGGGGTGGATTTTTCTTGAAAATGAAGCGGGAGTGCAGCTTGTGGCGGATGATGGGCTTCCTCCTGCGTTAGCTCGCAATCAGAAGCAGAGGATGTGCGGGGAGGACTGCCATTGTGTATCGCGATATAAAAATGGCCGGTTGACGAAGGCTACAAGCATTATTGCCTGCAAGCGGATTGAACAGGCGCTTGAGGAAGGAAGCGAGGGGACAGATGGCATTACACACCATGCAACGGTGCCCTTGCAAACGCCGGAGAGATCATTTGGTCTGTTCAATGTCGCGATGAGACATAAGACAAGTTACTCTGAAGACCTGCAATTATTAGAGTCGATTGCGCTGCAGATTGGAACAGCGCTTGAACGAATCGAACGGTTTGAAGCGGAGGAAAAATGGAGCAGGCTGCTCATGAAATCGCACGAGTTAACGAAAAGCATCCAAGAGGCTGATACGTTACGTAGCTTACGAACCACTTTAGAACATGGATTGCAAGTAATGTACCCAAGATGTTCGGTTCAGTGGGCGAGCGGAGAAGTGGACGACGAAGCAGCTGATTCGTTCGGAAGTATGAGCCCACATCTGATCCCCATAAACGGGCGGTCTTTTTCTAAGTCAGAGGTGGAGATTTTTGAACTGGTGAAGGAATATAGTAGGGTAGCAGGGCGAAAACTGTTGCTTAATGAAAAAGAAAAAGTTATGGCCAGGAGAGAAGAAAGGTCGCGATTTGCCCAGGATTTACATGATTCCGTCAATCAATTGCTTTTTTCAATCGTGCTTACCTCAAAAGCAGCCAGCCGTTCAGCTGACTCGTTTCCTGCACTGCAAGAGCAAGTGGATTACATCCATGACATTTCTTCCCAAGCATTGAAGGAAATGCGCACATTAGTGACCGAAGAAAAGGGCGGCCGATTTAAAGAAGGAATACTGGCAGAATTACGCTCTTACGCAAACACGATTGGGCTTCGGTGTACCGTTGATTCTACGGGAACCACCTCTATTCCTTATGCTGTGGAGGAAACGCTGTTTCGGATTGGCCAAGAGGCACTGCATAATGTTTGGAAGCATGCCAAAGTTGACGTGGTCGAGGTCACATTACAAAAATTTCGTCACCAAGTGATTCTTGTGATCCATGATGAAGGGATAGGCTTTACGAATTCAGATTGTGGTGATCACTGTTTTGGGTTACCGGGGATGAACGAGAGAGCTGCCCAACATCGTGGCCAGGTTAAGATCACGAGTCAGCCCGATTGCGGGACAACGGTGCGGGTGGAGATACCCATAGAAGGGGGGAGAAGTTAACCATGATAAAGATTGTCATTGCTGATGACCACCAGGTCGTGAGAAAAGGACTGGTATTCTTCTTTCAAACTCAGGATGATATTGAAGTGGTTTATGAGGCGGCGAACGGCAAGGAAATCATTCATTATCTGGAAGATCATCCGGCTGATGTTGTGCTAATGGATATTCAAATGCCGCTGATGGATGGTATTGAAGCAACAACACAGCTTCGAAAGCAATTTCCAGCCATCAAAATAGTCATGCTTACGAGTTTTTCCGATTACGATACTGTAATTCCTGCGATTCAGGCAGGTGCTAACGGGTACCAAATGAAGGACATTGAGCCGGACCAATTGGCTGATGTGATTAGGCGAGTACATAAAGACGAAACAATGATTGATGCTAAAGCGGCTACCCAGCTGATGACACATGTGACGGGGGATCATCAACGGGAAGAAGAGAAGCGTCTTCAGGATTTAACGCGACGGGAAAAGGATGTACTGAAGGAGATTATGAAAGGATGCAGCAATAAGGAGATTGCTGATCATTTGTTTATTACCGAAAAAACAGTAAAAACACACTTATCGAACATATTCTCAAAACTGGAAGTTCACGACCGCACCCAGGCCGCCCTGTTTGGAGTCAAATACATGAAATAGTTCCTTACAATAAATCCCACCTCAGGTCATCCAGTTTCTGGATGACCTGAGGTGGTAATTTTATACATATAGGGAAGGCTGTGTCGTAGCTTGCGCGTGGTCGATATAGTGTAACAGGCTTTCATGGCTTTCGAGCAAGGTGGTCTCATGTCCGGGGTAGTGGAAAGCGTGAAGAAATGCTTCTATTTTCTTAGAGAGAAAATGGTCACGGGTTCTTACCATGAGAATAAGCAAATCGTCCCACTGTCCCCAGATCATGTAATGCAATGCTTTGTCATAATCTTGATAATACATGAATTTTCACTTCATCCTTCCTCAGAAAGGATTGTTTTTATTGTCTCCATGAAGGGTAAGAATGAATCAGAAAGTTCTTCACAGAAATGGAAAATTCGACAGTATTCTTTTTCAAAAAGGATTGGTATGATGGTATGGAAATGATTTACTTGGTAAGGATGGAAGGAGATATCAGTCATGGAAGAACGATATTGGCTATGGGTTAACCTTGGAGGAGTATGCGCATTTGGATTGTTTATCCTGATCAGTTTATGTACAGCCATTAACGGGCCTGCCCAGGGTGCCATCGTCATCATTAGTGAGATCATCGCTGTACTTAGTTTCATTTTTGCGGGAGTGACGCTGTATTACATAAAAGACCGGCAACGCTGGTTTGCGATTTCTGTACTCTCATTTATCGGTGTATGGATCGTATTTGGAATTGGCTACGAAGTTGGTGTGAATCAGGAAACGAATCATAGCTGGGTTTGGTTTTATTTATATTATGTTGTGTTTATTGCCAGCTTGGTCTTGCTGCGATATAGTTACGCCAAAATACAGGGACTATATAAATTGGCACCGGTATTTTTTATATTTTTTAATGCTATGCTGACTTTATACATGGTAACGATTCACATCTGGTTTATGCTCCCATTTGGTGACTGATCCAGCAGTCCTTTCTAGTATGAGAGGGCTGTTTTTTTATTCTGAAAAATTGTCATCTGATCTTTAGTCCTTGCTAAAGTTCTGTGAAATTTCATCTATGCAAATTTAGTATATAAGTTCCTCCAAGACACATACTACAAATAAGCTTGGAAGGAGGAATACACCATGAAAATAAAGGCAGTTGCACTTGGTCTTCTCGTTGCTTCTTCTCTCGTTGCTTGTCAAGCTGATGAAGAGCCTGGTAACGGCAACAATAATGAAGGTGCTCAAAATACGAGTTTTGAGCGAATGGCTGACGATATGAATAACCAAGGGAATAATAATAATGCAAACCGCGAAGATGATAACCGTATGGAAAATAAAGATGATAACCATATGGGAACTAGCAACGACAATAAGAATGGTGCTAACCAGCATGAGTATGATGTAGCGGAAAAGGCTGCGCAAAACATCGAAAAAAATGTTAAAGGCATTAACGAAGCGTATGTGTTAACGACAAACGATAATGCTTACGTGGCAGCGGTGCTTGATAACCAGAATGGTCAAGCGAAAGAAGAAGTTAGTAACAAGGTAGAGCAACAAATCACAAAGATTGTTAAAGAAGCGGATCAGGGTATCAACAACGTGTATATTTCCACAAATCCAGATTTTGTTGACTTAACAAATAACTACGTTAATGACGTAGGAAATGGTGAACCAATTCAAGGTTTCTTCCGTGAATTTGGCCGCATGACTGATCGTCTGTTTCCAGATGCTCAGTCATAATATAAACGGGATTCTCAGCAGAGAGAATCCCGTTTTTTTGTGGAGAAAATGGTGGTCTTGAATCACTTGCCCTCTCAGAATTGATAATTCCTTCCCTTTGTTGGACAGTTACATTTCATGTTCTTGCCAGTTCTTTCATATAGTAATGTAGGCAAAGCTTAAGGAGGGGGCATTTTTGAAACAAGAAGAACATCGTAATCTTGAGAAAGCGATACGCGAAATTACAGAGATTGCAGAAGGATTCGGTCTCGATTTCTACCCGATGCATTACGAGGTATGTCCAGATGACATTATTTATACATTTGGTGCTTATGGGATGCCAACACGGTTTTCGCACTGGAGTTTCGGAAAACAGTACTATAAGATGAAGCTGCAATATGATCTGGGCTTAAGTAAAATATACGAGCTTGTCATTAATTCTAATCCGTGTTATGCCTTTTTATTAAATTCAAATAGTCTGATTCAAAATAAACTAATTGTGGCGCACGTTTTGGCTCACTGTGACTTTTTCAAAAATAATGCACGTTTCCAAAATACAAAACGTGATATGGTCGAAAGTATGTCAGCTACAGCTGAGCGAATTACGGCGTATGAAAAGTTATATGGCAAGGAAGAAGTAGAAACATTCCTGGATGCTGTGCTCGCTATTCAAGAGCATATTGATCCGTCGCTCGTACGCCCGAAGCTGTCCTGGAGTGTCGAGGAAGAAGCCGAAGAAGAAGAGACGGGGCATACGAAACCAAGTACACCTTATGATGATTTGTGGAAGATCGGGGAATCACCGGATCAAGGACCTAAATTTAAAAGGAAGAAGAAATTCCCGCCACAGCCTGAGAAGGATTTATTGTTATTTATTGAACAACATAGCCGAGAACTGGATGATTGGCAGCGTGATATCTTAACAATGATGCGGGAAGAAATGCTTTATTTCTGGCCACAGCTTGAAACGAAGATTATGAATGAGGGCTGGGCGTCGTATTGGCATGCGAGGATCCTCAGGGAGCTGGATTTGACTAGTGATGAGGTTGTTGATTTTGCGAATCTGAATGCGAGTGTCGTTCAGCCGTCCAAAACACAATTGAATCCGTACTATCTAGGGTTGAAGATTTTCGAAGACATTGAAGAACGGTATAATAACCCAACCGATGAAATGAAAATGCACGGGATTGAGGAAGGAACAGGACGAGAGAAGATCTTTGAAGTTCGAGAAATTGAGTCGGACCAGAGCTTTATTCGTAATTATTTAACAAAGGATTTAGTCAAACAAGAGGATATGTATTTATTCCAAAAGCAAGGGCAGAAGTATAAAATTACCGATAAAGATCATGAGACAGTAAGAGATCAATTAATTACGATGCGTGTGAATGGTGGTTTTCCTTATCTTACAGTCCAAAATGGTGACTACATGAAAAACGGGGAACTGTATTTGAAACATCATTTTGAAGAAGTGGAACTGGATATATCGTATTTAGAAAAAACGCTTCCTTACATTTATCAGTTGTGGGGACGGCCCGTGCATATGGAAACCGTCATCGAAGATCGGAACGTAGCCTTTAATTATAGTGGCAAGAAGATCCAAAAGAAATACTTGTAAACACTGATTCCCAATAAAACCCACCTCAGGTCATCCAGTTTCTGGATGACCTGAGGTGGGTTTTATTGGGATATCTTATGGGTATATTGTAGGGTATTGATGAGATTTTTGATTTTGTTCCTATATGATATGATTTTTTGGTAAACTAGTCGTTAAACAAGAAGTGAAACTTTAGGAGGTTAAAGTGATGAGTGTGTATGATTATGTGCTGACAGAGTCCGATTTTGTTCATAAAGATGATTTGCACTACCCGTTTGAAGAAAGAGGTCTTCAGTTCGGTGATGGAATATATGAAGTCATTCGTGTTTATAATGGTAAGTATTATTTAATTGATGAACATGTGGAGCGGCTATACCGTTCAGCTGATGCTGTTAAATTAAAGATGCCATTTTCAAAAGAGGAAATGTATCAACAGCTGGATGCCCTTCTGCAAAAAAACGAAATTCAGAATGACGCTAAAGTGTATATGCAAATCACTCGTGGTTCAGCGCCCAGAGACCACGCTTTTCCTCTTAACGTCAAGTCTAATTTATATGCCTACGTTCAGGATCTTTCTAGAAAAATGGACTTCATGGCAGAAGGGGTATCCGCTATTACGAGACCTGATGTTCGCTGGGACTGGTGTTACATTAAAAGCTTGAACTTACTGCCAAACGTAATCGCAAAGCAGGAAGCGAGTGAACAGGGCTGTTTTGAAGCGATTCTTCATAAAGATGGAGAAGTGACAGAATGCAGTTCCTCAAACGTGTATATGGTTCGTGATGGTAAAGTTTATACACATCCTGCTAAAGAAAACATTCTCCACGGCTGTGTGCGCACACGTATGAAACAGTTTTGCGAAGATGAAAGCATTCCATTTGTGGAAGAACCGTTCCGTGTCGAAGATATCCAAGACGCTGATGAGTTGTTTTTAACAAGCAGTACAGCTGAAGTGATGCCAATTGTGCAAGTGGACGGGAAGGCTGTAGAGGGTGGCCAGGTTGGGTCCATCACAAGAAAACTGCAGCACAAGTACGAGCAGGATGCAGGTATTAAAGAATCCCAATCCATGTTTTCGCATGTAAAGGCCCAGTAATTTAAGTAGTATCCCTGTAGGAATGGAGGGTGTTTTTTGAAAAAAGTTAATTTGGAAATGAGTCAAGAGCAATACGAAAAACTAGTAGAGACAGTATTCCTTGGGACATGGATGGTCAATTCAACACAACTCGAACTGGACGAAGCATTCGAAGATGTCCGCAGCCTGGTTCTCTCTAAATACAAAGAGGCAGGGCTTGAGGATAAGATAACTTATGAGGAAACTTTCGATGTCCATGACCTAGCTGTTGAATATGAAAATGAGCTGCTTGATAAATATGTGGAAGAATACGACGAATTCAGCTTTTGGGATAAACTGATTGAAAAGTTATCGGAGAAAAAACTAATCAAGGAGTTTGGCCCGCTTCCTGATTCGTTAACGGAAGAAATGGTTGCCAAACGCGTTCAATATGAAGAAGAAATCGAAAAAGAACTTGAAGAGCGAGGTCTTACAAATCTTAATCTGAAAGCATAATAACAAGCGTGAACCTACAGATAGGTTCACGCTTGTTTTATCGCCTCCTCAGTCGTGTCTATCGGGGCGCCTGCTTTTTTGCCTTTTGAGGATGGCTCCAAAGCCTGACAATCGGCCGGGCTCCCTGGTAAGCCGCTTGGATAAAGGGACCTAACAATAAGGCGACAATCAAAGTGCCTATGCCTACAGGTGCTCCAAGCAAAAAGCCGATTAGAGCCATACCTGACTCCGTGAAAATTCGGACAGAGCTTTTAGATTGATTCGTTTTTTCATTCATAATCATCATAAAGTGATCAAGTGGAATACGCGGGAAAGGGGTTCGTAAATAAATCGCAATTCCAACGGCAGTAGCGACCAGCCCCAGGGTAAAGATGCCCCATTGCGTCCACCATACTTCAAAGGAAGCGTGATCAAGTGTTCCATAAAGAAAGATGTCAAGTGTTCGTCCACGTAATATAATTGGAAGTAATGATTCAAATTGCGGCCGCTTACGTTCAATCCAGGCATTGACGAGGAGCAAAATGACAAACGCAATGATCATAACGCTCCCTACTGTAATCGGTGCGTGTCTCGAAATACCAACAGCCACACTATCTCCCGGGCCTACACCTAGACCTGATTTAATAATCAGCGCGAGTCCAAGACTTGAAATCACTAACCCCACAACGTATATAATAAATAAATAAAAGTACTTCATCGTTGCCACCTTCAGTCTGCACTGTGCTTTTTTAATCATATACGTTGATTTCACAGATGTAAACCATTCTATGTTTTGAACGGGCCTATAAGGGAATTTTAAGACCACAAGAACGTTAAGGAGGACCACAACATGCAATATGCGATTGTTACAGGAGATTCAAGAGGGCTGGGAGAAGCAATTGCCCAACAGTTTCTGGAAAAATCGATTCACGTTATAGGGGTGTCCAGGCATGCTAACGAGCAACTGAGTCAGTTAGCTGATCGGTACGAAAGGAACTACACACACGTGGCTTGTGATTTTAGTGATCAGAATCAACTGGGGAAGGGAATCAATGAAGTGATGAGGCATGCTACAAAAGGGGATGCCCACTCCATTTATCTTGTGAATAATGCTGGTGTCATTGAGCCGATTGATACCGTGGGAAATTTCCATGTGAAAGATGTAAGCCGTCACTTTATGGTTAACGTTACAGCACCGATTATGTTCACCAATTCTTTATTGAAGGAAGCCAATGAACATGACATTAAGACGTCAATTATAAACATCACTTCTGGAGCTGCGGAAAAATCGGTCCATGGCTGGAGTGTCTACAGCAGCTCCAAGGCTGCCATGAACCGCTTTACTGAAACCACAGCCTTAGAGCAAGAAATGGCCGGACATGAACACAAGATTTTTGCCTATAGTCCTGGCGTGGTTGATACAGATATGCAAAAAGAAATCCGCTCTTCCAAGGAGTCGGCATTTGCGGACCTTGATAAGTTCAAGTCCTTGAAAGAGGAAGGGAAACTGAACTCTCCAAAAACGGTAGCTGCGGTTTTAATGGATTTACTAGATGATTACTCTTCCATTGAAAGCGGACAGGTCTACAAGCTTTACGATTTGATCGACAGGTAAAAAACTGAGCTGAGCTTAGGCTTGTAAAGGATGTTTCGCTTATCAACAGAACGGTAAAATACATGAGTAGATGGGTAACCATTTTGAGGAGGGTCTATCACTATGAACAACTTGCACAACGCGCTAAAAGAGAAAGTCGGATTCGGCACAGCACCTCTTGGAAATATGTTTCGTGAGGTTTCAGAGGAAGAAGCCCAGGAAACCATTGAGACTGCCTGGAATCAAGGCATTCGTTATTATGATACAGCACCTTTGTATGGTGCTGGTTTATCGGAACTGCGATTAGGCGAAGCTTTATCCAACTATAATCGAGATGACTATATGATTAGCACAAAAGTAGGGCGCGTCATTTCAAACGAAGCTGAGGAGAAAGAAGGGCTATTTGAAGACGCACGTAAAAACAAAGTGATTACTGATTACACCGAAGACGCCACGCTCCGCTCGATTGAGCAAAGTCTGGAGCGCCTTAAAACGGATCACTTGGATATTGTTTATGTACATGACATTTCGCCTGATTTTCACGGAGATGAATGGATTTCAAAATTTGATGAGGCGAGAAAAGGAGCATTCCGCGTGCTAACGCGCCTTCGCGAAGAGGGGGTAATCAAGTCCTGGGGAATCGGAGTCAATACGACCGAACCCATAGAACTTGCGTTGGAATTAGAAGAAGCAAATCCAGACCTATGTTTGCAGGCAACCAACTACACGCTTCTCAATCATGAGCGTGCCTTGCAGCGATTAATGCCAACTGCACAAGAAAAGGGTGTTGGCATTGTGGTCGGCAGTCCCTACAATTCAGGCGTCTTACTTGGAGGTTCTCATTATAACTATGAAAAAGCACCTTCAGAAATCCTGGCAAAAGTAGAGCAGCTAAATGAGATTGCCCGGGACCACAACGTTAGCTTAAAAGCAGCTGCCCTTCAATTTTCAACAGCACATCCAGCGGTCACCTCCGTTATCCCAGGTTCTACTCGTCCAGATCGAATTAAAGAAGACCTAGCTGCTATGAGAACGGAGATCCCATCTTCCTTCTGGCAGGAACTAGTAGAAAAACAATTTATCTCACCGCAGGCTCCGCTGCCCATAAGAAAGTGAGCAATATAATTATTTAATTACCTTATTTATATAAAAACTACTTGGCACACCAAGTAGTTTTTATTACTTTTAATTGATGCTGTAGACGATTTTTTAACGTAAAACAATTGAGACTTTGCCAGCCTGACTTATTTGTATGAATTCACTTTTTACTAGTGAAGTGCGACAGTTATCGTCACTTTGTCAGCATTCACTTCAAGCGATACTGAACCGCCGATTGGAAAAGTGAATTGAGGTGTCGTATGCCCGAAGCTGGCTTGTGCAACAACAGGAATGCGCAAAAGCTCAGGCTTAGAGTGGATGATCTGTTTAAGGTCATCCAGCCTGACGTTTGAAGCTTTTTGAAAACGTCCAATCACGAGGCCGCGCACTTGATCGAAATTCGGCTGATGAATTAATGATTGCAGATCACGATCGAAAGTAGGAACATTCGTTAGTAAATCATCTTCCAGAAATAAAATTTTTCCTTCAAGGGAAGGCATGTATTCAGTACCTTGCAGAAGATTCAAGGTACATAAATTACCTCCAATGCTCACTCCGTCTGCACGTCCCTCATGGATAACAGCATATCCCTCATGAAGGTGAAAGCAGCGGTTCTCCTGATCCATGTACCATCCGTCGTCACTCCAATGATTGGCGGGCTGAAGTTCCACAGAATTTGAGTCCATCAGGATTCTTTTGAAATACTCCGCTGTGTATTCAATTCCTTTTTCCATACCGAATGTTGAAAAATGAGGTCCTGAATAAGTAACTAAGCCCGACTTTTTGTAAATAGCATTCGCCAAGGCTGTAATGTCTGAAAATCCGCACAAAATCTTAGGGTGATCAGCAATGAGGTCATAATCCAAGTATTGAAGCAGCTGATTGCTGTTGTACCCTCCAATCGTTGTAAGGATGGCTTTTATTTGTGGATCTTTAAAAGCATCATGAATGTCAGCTGCACGTTGCTCAATAGAGGCATGCTCTTCATAGGCGTGCTTACTGAAGGAAATCGCAAGCCCCAATTGCTTAAAGCGCTGGATGGCGAGATCGCGCTGATCATCAGCGATCATAGCCATACTTTCAGCAGGGGAGATGACGCGAACTTCGTCGCCATCTTTGAGTTTTGGTGGAATCATTTTAGATCACTCGCTTTCCATTAACTTTTTGGAAAATTAAAAATGCACTACTTAATTACTCATCATATAATAAGACTGACTTGATTAGAAGGGACAATGAGAGAATATTCTGTTGCTTAGATGAGGATGAGGTCGCTAAATTGAATTTGTAAAACTATTGTACAAATGATGGAAATTTGAAATAATAGAGTACTTATAAAGGCGTCGGAAAGAAGAGAATCCATTTATTCGGTGGGATTCAAATAAACAGGAGAATGGGGAGCTTTCATGTTTACTTTGAACGTAAAGGAAGATTTATCACTTAAACTACTTGAAAAAAAAGATGCGAAAGAATTGTTTTCACTGGTAGATGAGTCAAGAGATTATCTGAGGGAATGGCTGCCATGGGTTGAGGACATAAAGCAGGAAAAGGATTATGGGCCAGTCATTGACATGTGGCTGCAGCAATTTTCCTCTCAGGAAGGATTGCAAGCAGGGATTCTCTACAAAGGAGAATTAGCGGGTGTAGCTGGATTCAACAAGATTGATTGGTCAAACAGAAAAACGAGCATCGGTTACTGGTTATCAGAAAAGTACCAGGGCCGCGGAATTGTAACAACTGTAGTGAAGGCACTCATAGACTGTGCTTTTGCAGAATATCATCTGAATCGTGTTGAAATAGAGTGTGGCGTCGATAATGAAAAGAGTAGAGCTATTCCAGAGAGAATTGGATTCAGGCAAGAAGGAATTATTAGGGAAGCTGAATATTTGTATGATCATTTTCATGACTTAGCTTTATACAGTATTCTTGCAAAGGAATGGAAGGCTTTGAGCTGACTAAAGGACTGTTTACAAAAAGATAGAGATCCGATTTTGAAAGGAAGACAGAGATGATACATAGAATGGGAATGTATAGTGAGTATTGAAACCTACACTCCAGAGCAGGAAAAACAATGGGGTGCCCTAGCAATAAGAATTGAAAATTAATTGGATAAGGCGGCCAGGAATATGGAGGTTATTTTAGAGGAAGCAACAAAAGAGGATGCACAATCTATATTAGATAATCAAGTTAGAGCTTTTAAGCCAATATTAGAAAAGTATGAGGACTATGAAACAAATCCAGCCAATGAATCGATTGAGAAAGTTGTTTCTAGAATTCGCTATTCAAAGGGTGCGTTTTATAAAATATTATCTGACAAAATCCTTGTAGGAGCTATTAGCGTACTTTGGGAGGGGGACGAATATTGGATAAGTCCAATGTTTATCCTGCCTGAATATCAAGGTAAGGGAATTGCTCAAACCATTATCAATCGTATAGAAAATTTATACCCTGCTGCTGCTAGTTGGCAGTTAGCTACTATTTTAGAAGAAAGGCGTAATTGTCATCTATACGAAAAGATGGGTTACTATAAAACAGGCTTAAATAAGAAATTAAACGAAAAAACAACCCTTATATTTTATAAAAAGACTGTATAAAGTGTGGAGGACAGATTTACAAAATATTGAAGATACCAGTCAAGGAGGACTTGGTTGATTTAGTAGGAATTAGGAACTTGTTCATGGGGAGGGGATACAGTGCCAAAAACTATACCAGGAAGGTTATCAGCATTAATGATCGTTGTGTTTATCATTCAATTTGTAGCTTTTTTATTTACTCTTACAATGAACGGGTTCGGAGCAATTGTGGGATTCATTCAAGTTACACCTTTCACGTCTTTATTAGGTCTTATGTTTGGGGTTATAGGGGCTCAGAAAGAGAAGGGGAAGGCTAAAACTATCCCTGTGATCAGCTTGTCGGTTGGAGTTCTTTATGTAATCTTCTGGTTGTACTTTTTGTATGGG
This region includes:
- a CDS encoding GNAT family N-acetyltransferase, with protein sequence MFTLNVKEDLSLKLLEKKDAKELFSLVDESRDYLREWLPWVEDIKQEKDYGPVIDMWLQQFSSQEGLQAGILYKGELAGVAGFNKIDWSNRKTSIGYWLSEKYQGRGIVTTVVKALIDCAFAEYHLNRVEIECGVDNEKSRAIPERIGFRQEGIIREAEYLYDHFHDLALYSILAKEWKALS
- a CDS encoding GNAT family N-acetyltransferase, yielding MEVILEEATKEDAQSILDNQVRAFKPILEKYEDYETNPANESIEKVVSRIRYSKGAFYKILSDKILVGAISVLWEGDEYWISPMFILPEYQGKGIAQTIINRIENLYPAAASWQLATILEERRNCHLYEKMGYYKTGLNKKLNEKTTLIFYKKTV